Proteins from one Anopheles nili chromosome 2, idAnoNiliSN_F5_01, whole genome shotgun sequence genomic window:
- the LOC128731975 gene encoding cyclin-dependent kinase-like 1 has protein sequence MDKWFGEKRLWLFGNHLPLLPRSNLPFRWTSGESKAEGVIKAIQERSRGSSRMDRYEKLSRLGEGSYGVVYKCRDRETGSLVAVKRFVESEDDPAIRKIALREIRLLKNLKHPNLVCLLEVFRRKRRLHLVFEFCEHTVLHELERHPEGCPDNLTKQITYQTIQGVAYCHKQGCLHRDIKPENILLTAQGQVKLCDFGFARMLSPGENYTDYVATRWYRAPELLVGDTQYGTPVDVWAIGCVFAELVRGDALWPGRSDVDQLYLIRRTLGDLLPRHLAIFNQNEFFKGITLPVPPTLETLEAKMPSRTLANPLMMDFLKKCLDKDPAKRWSCERLGAHPYFEDYITKQKEIEQTITLEQKQLGNRELKPKTSNTSLPQLPGTQESRVPQKNLFLRSDHHLPTI, from the exons ATGGACAAATGGTTCGGGGAGAAACGGTTGTGGTTGTTTGGTAATCATTTGCCGCTACTACCACGCAG CAATCTACCCTTCAGATGGACATCAGGCGAGTCAAAAGCAGAAGGAGTTATCAAAGCCATACAGGAAAG ATCCCGCGGCAGCAGTAGAATGGACCGGTACGAGAAGCTCAGCCGGCTCGGTGAAGGCTCGTACGGGGTGGTGTACAAGTGCCGTGACCGCGAAACGGGCTCACTCGTCGCGGTCAAGCGGTTCGTCGAGTCCGAGGACGATCCGGCCATACGCAAGATAGCGCTGCGCGAGATACGCCTGCTGAAGAACCTGAAGCACCCGAACCTCGTCTGTCTGCTGGAGGTGTTCCGACGAAAGCGCCGCCTGCATTTAGTGTTTGAATTTTGCGAGCACACGGTTCTGCACGAGCTGGAGCGACACCCAGAG GGATGTCCCGATAATCTGACGAAGCAGATAACATACCAGACGATCCAGGGCGTTGCCTACTGTCACAAACAAGGCTGCCTGCATCGGGATATCAAGCCGGAAAACATTCTCCTAACCGCCCAGGGTCAGGTGAAGCTGTGTGACTTTGGCTTTGCCCGCATGCTCA GTCCTGGTGAAAATTACACAGACTACGTCGCCACACGGTGGTACCGAGCACCGGAATTGCTGGTCGGAGATACCCAGTATGGAACACCGGTGGACGTGTGGGCCATTGGGTGCGTGTTTGCGGAGTTGGTGCGTGGTGATGCTCTCTGGCCTGGTCGCAGTGATGTCGATCAGCTTTACCTGATACGGCGAACTCTCGGTGATCTTCTACCTCGGCATCTAGCTATATTCAATCAGAATGAGTTTTTTAAG GGTATCACTCTGCCCGTGCCTCCTACTTTGGAAACATTGGAAGCCAAGATGCCCTCACGTACCTTAGCAAATCCTTTGATGATGGATTTCCTGAAA AAATGCCTGGACAAGGATCCGGCCAAACGTTGGTCCTGTGAGCGCTTAGGAGCGCACCCGTACTTTGAGGACTACATCACCAAGCAGAAGGAGATCGAGCAGACGATCACGCTCGAGCAGAAGCAACTCGGCAATCGGGAGCTGAAGCCGAAAACTTCCAACACCTCGTTGCCGCAGCTGCCCGGCACGCAGGAGTCACGGGTACCGCAAAAGAACCTGTTCCTGCGATCGGATCATCACCTGCCAACCATATAA